The following is a genomic window from Deinococcus yavapaiensis KR-236.
TGCAACTGCCCGCGTTCGCGTCCCGCCAGCGTTTCGTCTCGAAACGTCCACGGCGCTTCGACGAGCACGACCGGGCGCTTCAACTCGTCGTTTCGGCGCGCGCTGCGCGTGACGTGCGCGACGTGCAACGCGTCGTCGGTCCGCACGACATCCAAATTCCAACGGTGTCCCAGCAACCGAAACGCTTGCTGTTGATCCGGCCGCTTGTTCGGCGTGCCGGCCAGCAAAAACCGCGGTGGTCGCCCCGCTTCCACCGGTGGCAACGTGACGGCCTGCGCGAGCATCTGCACGACGTACTCCACGGACGTCCGCTCTTGCTCGTGCGCGCGAAGGTCATCCACGATCGCTTCGTCGATGCCGATCACTTCCGCGTCGTGCATGAAGTACCCGACGGGAAATTGATGCGCTTGCACGGCGATCGACGCGCCTTGCACGCGCGCCACCCACAGCACGTTCGGCATGCCTTGTGACAACAACGCGCGCACCCGCGCGTGCTCCACGTCGGTCTCGCCTCGTACCAGCCACTGCGCGTCCTTCGCGCGCAAGATGACTTCGTCGAGGGTGTCGTTGAACTGCAAACGAACTTCCGTTCCGCGCGGCACCGCGAACGGCACGTCCGCGTTTAGCAAGCGAAGTTGCACGAGCGTCACCGCCCCGAACTGCACGTCATTGGCTTGCATGCGTCGCCTCCAGCACCTCGAATGACAACGCGCGGTGCATGCCTTCGAGCGCGCCGAGATGCAACTCCCACGCGCTTCGCCCGCCTTTGAGTGGCACGCGCTTGCCTCGCGCGGCCACCTGCGCTTCCTCGCCTCGCTCACGGTGCCGCAGCACGTACGTCTCACCGTTGGCGCTGCGCACGCTCAAACGCGCCCCGTCGAACTGCACTTCCAAGTGCGGCTCGTCGACGGGCGCGCCCGTCAAGTGACGCGTCGTGATCGGCACCCACGCGTCACGGTGCAGCACCGTGGTGCTCAGCACGCGCGACGGAACCGGCAACGAGAAGCGATCGGCCAGCCGTTGACTCGCCGGGTCGACCACGTGCGTGTGCGCCAACGCCACCGCCGGGCGGGGCGTGTCGCACCACGGGCAGACGTCCAGCGAGAAGGCGTGATGCCCCGCGCACTGCGGGCACTGCGTCAACGCGCCCAGCGCTTCTCGCAGCGCATCTTCCCAAGACGCGACGCCCGGACGTCGCGTCGCGTTCCGCAACCCCACCCCGAACGCTTCTTGGCACAAGCGCCGCAAGCGCGGCGTGAGCACCGCTTCGCGCGCCAAGCCGGTCGACGCGCGGTTGCGCGCGTCCTCCGGGTCGTCCACCCACGGCCACTCGCCCCGCAATGCCGCTTCCTCCTCGTCGGGACTTCCGGCGTTCACGGCGTCCCCCAAAAGCGGGTGCGTGAGAGTCAACGTCTGAAACGCCATCGCCGCGAACGCGAAGGCGTCCGTGAGGGTGTTCACCCCGCCACGCTCCAAGTACAACTCCGGCGCGGCGAACCGCGGGGTGAGAATGCGTCGTTCGCCGGCGCGCCCTTCGTACGACAAGTTGTCCACGTCGATCAGCTGCACGCCGACGTCCTCCACGAACAAGACGTTCGACGGGGACGGATCGCCGTACACGATGCCTTTGGCGTGCAACTGCGACAAGACGCGCGCGGTGCGCGCCAACACCGACAAGCGCCGCTTCAACCCGCCCGTGTCGATGTACCACTGCAGCGGCGACGGCACGTCACGCGGCGCGTGCGCCAAGTCGGCGAGGGGCGTCGCGCCGTGCACGAGCGGCATCACGTACCCGACGTGCGGCCGCGCGAGCAACGCGACCGGACGCGTCACGTTGAGCGCTTCGAGCGGCAAGCGACGCACGTCGTTGAGGCGAAACGCCCAGCGTTCCGCTTCCTGCGCCGATGGAAGCGTGAGCACTTTGACGGCGTGCCGTCCATCTTGAGCGGCGAACACGCGGCCTTGACCGCCCGCGCCGAGTTCACGCGCGAGCACGTACTCCCGGCCCGCTTCATCCTTGACTTTCACAGTGCGTTTCACGCGAAGGCTCCTTGCAAAATCGCGAGGGTTTTGTCGTCGATGTGACCGGGCGTGGGCCACGTGTGCAACGCGCGCCGGACGCTCGCACCACGCGCGCGTGGTGCGACGCTCGCCAAACCGCCCGCCCAATCCAGGAACACCCCGACGCGTTCCGGCGGCACGTCGTCGCTGATGCCGTCCGTGGCGAGCACGAGCGTGAACGACCCGCTGGGCGTCCACGAACGCGTGAACCAGTCGTTCATGTGATGCGCGCATCCCAACGCGAGCGTCTCGTTCGAGAAGCGCGCGCCTCGCCCGTCTCGCCCGTCTCGCCCGTCTCGCCCGTCTCGCCCGTCGTCACCGTCGGCATCCCGGTACGCCACGAGGCCGTCGCCGAGCGCGGCGACCGTGACACGCCCGTGCGGTTGCACCACGCCGATCAAGCACGTCGTCGCGCACGCGTCAGGTGGGTGAGGCGCGACGTTCAGTCGCCACAGCACTTCCACGAGGCGCACGAGCAGCGCGCTCGACGCGTCCGGAACGCGCGCCCACTGCTTGACGGCGTCGCGCGCCGCGCGTGTCGCGGCGCGCGCACCGTGCCGAGCGTGCACGCGCGAACCCATCCCGTCGCACACCGCCACCCACCGCGCGCCGTGCGCGCGACCGCTGCGCCACGCGTCTTGGTTGAGCTCGCCGGCACGACGATGCCCCGGGCCGGTCACGCTCGCGCCGAACACGGCGATCGTTTCGTCACTCCAAGAGGTCGTCGAAGCCATCGTCCACCCCCAAGTCCGGCAGCGGCTCGAGTTGATTCGGCGTGGACGAACGCGAACGCACCGTCACGCTCATCGTCACGAAGCTGAAGAATCGACGCAACTGCCGCGCTTCGTGCGCGCGCCGCACGTACTCAGCGCCCGCGAATCGTTCGAGCACGTCGAGTTCCGCGTCATCCCCCACCGCCAACGCCAAGCGCGTCGCTTTCGACGCGCGAGGCGACGCGAGCAGACGCGCGAGCGGCTCCTCCCACGCGTCCGTCGGCACGCCATCGGACACCAGCACGATCGTCGGTCGGTACGCGCGACTCGGAATCAACTCCGCGTCGTCGACGATGCGCGTCACGAGCTCCAAGGCCGCGCCGAGCGGCGTGTGCCCGGTCGCGGTGAGCGCCTCGAACGTCACGGTGCGCGCCGGTTGCAACGGCACGTGCACGCGCGCCGTTCGTCCACCGAACGCGATGATGGCGACGTGAATCTCGGCGGTGGCCTCGTCGTCCTCGGCGAAGGCGCGCAGCATGTCGCGCATGGCGATGTTCAACGCGCTCAGCTTGCCGTCTTCCGCCATCGAACCGCTCACGTCCACCAACATCAGCACGGGCAGGGGGCGCGGCACGGACACGGTGACGTCACGCAAACGAATCACGAGCGTCCCCGCACTTCCCGAACGTTCAACGTTCCTCCTCGAATTCCCGCGCGAAGGCTGCCCAGCGCGTCGTCAACGCCGCCGCGTCCCGCGGCGTCCACGTTCCCCCCGGCTTCAACGCCGAGGGGAGGCGGCTGAGGTGACGTTCGCCGTTCGAAGGCGCTCGCCGGCGGCGTCGTTCGTCACGTACCCGCTGCAACGCGTCGATCACCTCGCTCGGACGCAACGGCACGAGGCGTTTCACGTTGCGCTCGGAGGTGTCGCGAAGTTCGGCTTCCAACGCGCGGAGGCGCTCGTCGCTCAAGCGGTACAAGCCGTAATCGAGCGCGAGGAACACGCCATCCAAGCGACGCAACTGAGGATTCTCGCGAGGTTTGCCGTCAGGTGGCCTCGACATGTCGGTGTGCCACGACGCCCGCGGGTAAATGCCATAGGCGAGCGCCCGGTTCGCTTGACTGGCCGTCGGGAAGAACACTTTGCCAGACCACTTCGCCATGATGAACTCACCATAGAGCACAGCGCCTCACAGCTTTCCCACAAATGCCCGCGGTACCACACCGCGCTGACCGGCGATGGGCGGTCGCAACACGCGAGCCCCGAACGATGCCATCGCCAAACGCGTCGGAAGGTCGCGACCGCGCAAGCTCCAAAGTGCGCTGAGCGCTGGTCTTGAGCATCAAAGATCGGTCGACAGTAGTTCAAAGCGTCACCTAGGGGCAAACGACGCCTGACCATTGCCGATCGGAAATCTCACGCTTCGTCCCTACGCACAACCCTTCGGTCGCTCGCAGGATGTCGTAAGCTGACGGTGGAGGGACATCCCCTCCCTGGCGGTTCCTTTCAAAACAAACGTGGGCGAGCGAGGACACTATTTGGTGTCCTCGCTCGCCGAACGCTTTTGGCGACCGTGAGGACCAGTGAAGTGGCTCGACCGGAGGCTGAAGGCCGACAGCGCCCCACACCATGGGCGCTCGCCGTCGAGCCATCATCACGCCGTTCGGCAAGTCCGACCGCCTCGGAAAGGACCCTCATGCCCAAACCGACTGCCAAACGTCACGCGATGACCAACCGAAAAGTCTTCAAAGCGTCCGATATGCTCGTCGCTCACCTCGAGGAGCTTCGCTTGGAACTGTCTCGTCGCCTGCTCACCGGGGACTTGCGAGACGAAGGCCCACGAGAGCTCAGCGAAGGGCAAGTCATTCGCTTGGCCGTGGAGCACCTTCGACACATCTGTACACCGAAGGTCAAGGAACCGAGGCGGGCTACGCTCGTCAGCGCTGGCTGCAAGAAATGCTGCGTGGCGAACTCGAACAATCCCGGGAGACGCACCAGGAGAGCATGCGCGAAGTCAAACGCCGCAAGTGATCGAGCACCACCGGCGGGCATGCCTGCCGAAGCACAGAAGGGGGAAGGCGACACTCGCCTTCCCCCTTGCGTCTCGAGCGACCTGCACTCGCTTGCCTTCTTCTCCAGAATCAAGGCGTGGCACCTTGATCGTTCTCCATCGGTGATGAACGTTCGGACGACTGGCTTCCCTCAATCATCGTTCACGACCGAGGGAAGCGCAGGCCTCAACGCGACGAATCGCGGGCGGCCAAGCGCGCGTAATACCCTTCGTCGAGCAACTTCTGCTCGTCCGGCTTGAAGTACTTGCGCATGACCGTCTCGATCGTGTCGCCGAGCAGCGTCGCCGCTTGCTGCACGTCCCTCATCAAGCCGCTCATCACGATGAACGTCGCGACGCAATGCCGAATCGCGTGCGGTTTAAACCGCTTTCCCGTCCCTTCCAAGGAAGCGTCGTCCACGCAACTCAAGATGTACTTCTCGCTCATCTCCACCCATCGGTACTCGCCTTGCTCGTCGGTCAGGGTGGACAGCATCGGGAACACGAGGGGCGTCACCGTCTCGAAGTCGTCCCCGACGAAGATTCGTAGCTGCTCGCGCCACCACTCGATCCACCCGCCCGCCTTCTCGGGCAAGCGCAGCTCGTACTTGCGAATGCCGCGGCTGTACGAGCCGTTCTTCAATTCATCGCCGACGAACCGCACGTGCCACGCGCCGTCCTGTTGGTACAAGTTCCGGCCCCACTGCATTTCACGCCAGTTGCGCGACCGCAACGGCATGTGGATGCCGAGCCCGAAGAACACGGCGGCGAACCGACGGCGAAACCACTGCCGATTCGACGGACGGCGATCGTCGGTCGTGCGCGGCAAGGTGCGGCGGCACCACTCGGCGAGCTCTTTGAGTTCGAACGGCGTGCGCAAATCGACCTCTTCGGCTTTGGCGAGCAACTGCTTGCTTTCCGCGTCGCGCAGCGTGTGCTTGCCTTCCAACGTGAGTTGCGACCACGGCGCGTCCGGGTGCTTCGACGTCGCGTCGTACGGCGTGTCGAGCTCGCCGATCGACGTGAGGTACTTCGCGATTTTCGCGAGCGCGGAGCACGTCTGGCGAAACTGCGCGTACCCGCCTTCGGACACGCGCGTGAAGTACCACGCGCGGAAGCGCAGCAGCCGCTCGAGGTCGATGAAGTCGTGCAGCGTCGGTTCCGCGATGCCCTCTTCGTTCACCATGAAATCCACGACGCGGTTGAGGCGCGTTTGATCGTTGTCGAACGAGCGGGGGCGCAAGCTGTGGCTGCGAAAGTATCGATGCCCAGGCCCCGCGTAATTCCCGTCGGTGTACGCGGCGCGCATCCGCTCCACCTCCGCTTTGAGTCGAGCGGACCACTGCGCCCGTTTGAAGCCTTGTTGCCACCGTCCCGTCTTGATCTTCCGCAGGTGCCGCGCGGCTTTCGGTGCGACGCCCGGCAGCGTCAACACGTCCCCGAGGGCCACGCGGACGTTCTTGAGGTCCGAGCTTTCGTTCGACAAGCGCTTCTTGTCGTTCGTGCTCAGCGGCTGCGTCGCGTCGAGGCCGAGGCGTCGGCGTAGGCCGCGCTCCAAGTCCGCCAGGAGCTCGTCGAGGTCCCGCGCGAGGAAGCTGAGCGGCACCCGCGACAAGTCGTCGGTGTGTGCGTGCCCGAAGGCGGCGTCTCGCAAGGCGCGGCGACGCCCCGAGAGGTCGCTGGGAGAACGCGAGGCGTTCGTGACCGCCGCATCGCTGTCTTTCGGGCGGGTGAGGTAGTACGTCCAGCCGTGTTGAGCGGTGAGGTCCGCGGCGTCCTTGACCGCGGTCAGTTGCTCGATGTCGGCGAGCGCCTTCGCTCTCGCTTCTGCTGCCGTCGCGTCTGGTTTGGCCGTGGCGGTCGAGGCGGGAACGCGTTCGCCCGCAGCGGTCAGACGCGCGTGCACCCGCGCGGTTTTCGCTCGCCCTTTCACCGCGCGCTCCGACGCTTCCGAACGCGACCGACGACGCGACGTCGCGTCGGTCTTCCGAATCGTCGAGGTGTTCGACGTGATGGTGGACGACCCGGTGTCGCTGGTTTCTTCGAAGTCTCCGAACAACGAAACTTGATTATCGATTTTCATGAGGCCCTCCTCGGGGTGTGTCATCACTCGCTCGACTTCAGGCGTGAAGCAAGTGGGCTTGGCAGGATTCCTGCCGAGATGTTCCTGAAGCGCCGCGCTTTAAGGCGGCGCTTCGAAGTTCAGGAAGAAGTGGGAAGGTGTAAGTCGTAAAAGCAGCGAGGCATTCCTGAAAAATGACGGTCGTTGTCGTCCGATGACGCCCGTTTCGGCCGTGCTGCACGCGAGTCGAAACGCAGCTTCGGACGATGGCATCTCGTGGCGTCCCTTGCCGCCCGCGCCGCTTCCTGAAACCGCCAAAAACCTTCCTGAACGCCGTCCAGCACGAAGAATTCGGGAAGGGGCAAGCGGAGCTGCCCGCGTTGACCTTGCGCCGCTTCAAGCTCACGACGGACGATCTGCCGTGTTGCCGAGCGCCTGCTCACGCGCCCACCCGCCCGAAGGCGTCGAAGATGAGATTGGCGGGCTTTTCGCGCAGCAAGTCGCGCAGACCCACGACGTGCGCGCGGTGCTCGCTCTCGAACACCATGCGGTACGTGTTGAGTGTGACGCGAATGTCCTCGTGCCCGAGCCACGCTTTCACGACGTCGGCGGGCACGCCACGCGCGAGATGCAAACTCGCGCACGTGTGACGCAACATGTGAAAGTGCACGCCCGGCAAGCCCGCCGCCTCCCCGATGAGACGCGCGCGGCGCGACAAGGCGTCCGGGTGGAAGCGCGCACCGACGCTGTTCGTGAACACGTGATCCGAACCGCGCCACTTGCCGCCCAGCATGCGCGCGAGCTCCAACTGCCGAGCGCGCCACGCGCGCAGCAACGCCACGGTTTCCGGTGCGAGCGGAACGCGTCGCACGCTCGCCGCGCTTTTCGGCGTGCCGAGCACCGGGCGGCCGCGCACCACCGTGAGGTTCTCACGCACGAACAACACGCCCGCGTCGAGGTCCACGTTCACCCAACGCAGCGCCGCCGCTTCGCCGCGCCGCAACCCGGTGAGGCTCACGACTTGAAACACCGGGCCCGCCCACGCTTCGAAGGCCTGAGCGGCTTGCAAAAACGCGCCGAGCTGCCAGCTGTTCAACGCACGATTCTCGTGCGCGCGTGGCGACGGCTGCCCTTTGGGCAGCGGCACGCCCGCCGTGACGTTGCGCGCGACGATCTCGTGAAGCACCGCGAAGTCGAGCGCGCCTTTGAGCAACGAGCGAACTTGCTTGAGCATCGACGCGCCGTACTGCCCGGCGAGCTCGTGGTACACGCGCTGCACGTCCAGCGGCTTGAGGGCCTGCACGCGTTTCGCGCCGACCAACGGGTCAAGTCGCCGTGCGAGGTCCTCGTTGTTGGCCGTCGTCTTCGGTTTCCAGTGCGCTCGCCGCGCGTCGATGTGCTCGACGAGCAATTCGCGCACGGTCAGGACGCTCGGTAAGGACAAGGTGCCTCGGTTGACGTCCGCGAGCAGTTGCGCGCGCGTCACCTCCGCTTCGCGCGCCGTGGCGACCACGCGGCTGATTTGACGTTGCTTGCCTCCCACGAGCCCGAAGGTGACGCGCACGAGGTAGGTGGTTTCGTTCGTGTTCTTGTTCTTGCGCGGGCGGATGCTACCCGCGCCATTCGGGGCTTTCGTTCGCCGCTCGGATTTCGAGGGACGCTTAGTCATCGCGCTCACCTCGGCGTTCGTCGTGCCGACGGCGTTGCTCGGCCGCCCAAGCGTTGATCGCCTCGTCGGAGATCCGGTACTCTTTTTGGCCGATCTTGAACGCGAACAACTCGCCGCGCCGAATCATGCCGTACACGACCTTCTCGCTGCACTTGAGCCGTTCGGCCAAGTCTTTCACGGTGTGGTACATCGTTGAAGCCTTTCGTTGGAACGGAGGCTTCGGCGTGGTGAGGTCCGCGGGCTCGACGCGAAACGCGGAGCGTGGTCAATCGACCGGGCGGAGATGGACGTTCACATCGCGTTGAAGAGCACCACGAGCCGCTCGACGCCTCAACGCGATGCGACGAGGCGGGGTTCCACACCCGCGTGCACCGCCGGACGCGTCGCGCGTGGCCGCGTTCTTCGCGTGACCGTGACGGTCACCCTGAAGCGGACTTCACGCATGGCTTCCTGCACCGTTTGCAGCAAAGCGCTCAGCACCAACTCCAACCACGCTTCGTCGAGTAGTCCGATCAAGGCGCGTGCGGCGCGCAGGCGAATGAGCGCCTTCACGAACGCGAGGACGTGCCCGATGGGTCGTCGGCCGCGTGTGTGCTGCTCGAAGCCCCACGCGTGTCCACCCTCGATCAGCGCGTGCTGCACGTTCAGGAATTGCGCGCGCATGTGAAGCGGCGACGCGGAAGAGCGTCGAGCGTTGGAAGTGTGGTGGAAGGCGGCGGTCATAACGGGGAGGGCGCCTCGCGGGCGACTTGATTTAAGAGTACATAAAGACGCGCATGCAAGTCATTCGCATAAGCACATTTGCCCCACGGCCCTCGACCGCCTCTGCGTACGTAGCTTTCCAGACTCGCTATTTCGCGCGGTCAGAGCGAACATCCCACACCAGGAAAGCGAGAAACGCTCTCCAGGAGGGAGAAATCATGAAACGACGAACGAACGGCGACGGGTGCGTCAAGAAACTACCGAGCGGCAGCCACCGCTGGCAGATCACGCTCGGGTTCGACGAGCACGGCCGGCAGATCCTCAAGAGCGGCACGGAGAAAACCAAGCAGGACGCCGAGCGCGCCCGCGTGCAAGCCTTGGCAGACCACAGCCGCGGCTTGCTGCCCGTCCCCAGCCAAGTCAAGGTCGGAGAGTGGCTTTCGCGCTGGTGCGCTTTGAAGCGCGCGAACCTCGCGCCTAAAACGCACGCGAACTACCAGTACGTCATCGACCGCCACCTCATTCCGCTGCTCGGCCACAAGAAGCTGCAAGACCTCAAACCGAGCGACGTGCGCGCCGCGTACGTTCACCTCGCCGACCGCGGCTTCTCGAAGTCGCTGCTGCACCAAGCGCGCGTCATCCTGCGGCAAGCCCTGCAAGAAGCGGTGTTCGATGAGCTCGTCGCGCGCAACGCCGCCGAGGTCGCGCGCTTGCCGAGCTTCAAACGCTCTCAGACCGCGCGGGCGCTCGACACCGCCGAAGTCACAGCCTTCCTGCGCGTGGCGAGCGAGCACCGCTTGGGGAGGCTGTTCGCGTTCGTGCTTTCCACGGGTCTGCGACGAGGCGAGGTGTGCGCCCTGCGCTGGGTGAACGTCGACCTCGAACGAGGCATTCTCCGCGTACGAGAGAACGTCACGGTCGTCCATGGCAAGGCCGTGCTGGGCGCGCCGAAAACCGAGGCGGGCGTACGGGACCTGCACCTCGCGTCGGACACGGTTGCGCTGCTGCGCGAGCACCGACGTGAGCACGGTGTGTCGCCGAACGGGTACGTGTTTACCAACGCCCGCGGCGAGCGGCTCTACCCGGATTCCCTGACGAAACTCGCCGGGAAGCTCGCGCAGCGAGCCAAGCTCGGGGATGTGCGCTTTCACGACCTTCGCCACACGTACGCGTCGCTGATGCTCGCGCGGGGCGTGCCGATGGAAGTCGTGAGCGAGAAGCTCGGGCACTCACGGCCCAGCACGACTGCCGACATCTACCGACACGTGTTCGCCGAGGAGCATGAGCGGCACACCCTCGACCTCACGGAGCTCCTTACGCCAGTGCCGTTGAAGATTCGCAGCGCCGCGAAGCGAGTCGAGGACGTGGACGCAGACGAGCCCGCCGCCTAAAGTGCGACTGAGAAGCGTGTGTGACGTTGTTTACGATACTCACGACATGCCAGCACGATGACCATGAGGTGCCGCCAACACGCTCCGGCGCAAAGCGTAACTTAGCAAGTGGCTGCGCATGAGCCTTCGGATTCCCGAGCGACGCTTGGTCGGGGAAGCGAGTGCAAGCGTTGATCGCCAAGGAGTTCGGCGTGGTATACCACCGAGACCACATGTTCCCGCTGCTGCGTCGCTTGGGCTTTATTCGCCATCGTTTGCGGAGATCGAAAGGCGTTTGACCCGATGCCCTCATCTTGGTTTTGCTCGTCTAGGACGCTTTTCAGAATCACTTTAACCAGTTTTGATGACTAACTCGTCGTCTGGTCGGTTGCGTTAAGGTCAAACGCGCGAATGTAAAGCTACCGTTTTACCTTTTTGCTATACTAGCTACGAACTGAGCGGGTGCGCGTGCCACCCCTTAAGTCCTTCAGGAGAGTTATGCGCAAAGGTCTACCGAGCGAAAGCTCGTTCAGCGAACACCGATCCATTCACGACGTCCTTCAAGAAATTCGAGACGTGTATCAACGTTACCCTCAACCTTGGGTGCTGGGGTACAGCGGCGGCAAGGACTCCACCGCCGTGCTGCAACTCGTGTGGCGCGCCCTTGAAGTCCTACCGGAAGACCAACGCCAAAAACCCGTGTACGTCATCTCGTCGGACACCCTCGTTGAAGCGCCTCTTCTGGTCGACCACATTGACCGCAACATCGCCCTCATCGAACGAGCCGCGCGTGACGCGCGCATGCCTTTCGTGCCCGCCAAGGTCAAACCCGTCTTGAACGACACCTTTTGGGTGAATTTGATTGGTCGCGGGTACCCGGCGCCATCCTCGAAGTTCCGTTGGTGCACGGAACGCCTCAAAATTAATCCGGCCGACCGCTTCGTCGAAGAGAAAGTCGCGGAGCACACCGAAGTCATCATGATTTTGGGCGTGCGTAAAACCGAAAGCGCCACGCGCATGCAACTGCTGAATTCGTACATGGTCAATGACCACGTGCTGCGCCGACACTCCTCGCTGCACGGCGCGTACTTGTACTCGCCCATCGTAGATTTCAGCACGGACGACGTGTGGAGTTACCTGCTGCAAAACGCCTCACCTTGGGGCGCGGACAACCGCCAGTTGTCCGCAATGTACCGCAACGCCACGTCCGCCGGCGAGTGCCCGCTCGTCGTGGATGACAGCACCCCGTCGTGCGGCCAAAGCCGCTTTGGTTGCTGGGTGTGCACTGTGGTCGAACGAGACCGCAGCATGGACGCCCTCATCGAAAACGGCGACGGCGACAACGATTGGTTGCAGCACCTCGCGGACTTCCGCACCTTCCTGCGTGAAACCACCGATCCGGCGCGCAAGCACATTTACCGTGATTTTCGCGGCCGCAACGGCCGCGTGATTTACCTCAAGGACGGTACGCTCGGCGCGCGCACGTACCGCCTTGACACGAGCCGCGAAATGCTTCGGCGCCTCCTTGAAATTCAGGAGAACATTCGTCGCGAGGGCCCGCCCGAACCGATCACGCTCGTCAGCGACGAGGAACTACACGAAATTCGCCGCTTGTGGCGCACAGAACGCCAAGACTGGGAGGATTCCGTCCCGACCATTGTGCGTGACGTCACCGGTCGTGACCTCGCGTGGCCCACGAACGACGACGGACACTTCGATGCGGATCACCGCGCGCTGCTCGAAAGTTTGTGCGACGAGCACGGCGTGCCGTTTGATTTAATGGCGCGCCTCCTCGAAGTTGAGCGTCGCTCAAGTGGCGTCACGCGCCGCGCCGGCGTTGTGAAGGAACTCGGGGAAGTGCTCGAGCGCGAATGGCGCGCCGAAGAAGAACTGCTCGCCGTGTCTCGTGCGCGCGCCGAAGGCGCGTTGTACCCGGTGGCGGCTGCCGCGATTGAAGAAGAAGCGGCGCGCCGTGACACACAGAAGGCGCGCGCGTGAAGCTCCTCGAACTGGAAGTGCGCAATCTCGGCTTGTACCGTGACGCGCACCGCTTCGACTTCACGACCGGCGCCCCGCCCCGCAACCTCGTGCTCGTCACCGGACACAACGGCGCCGGGAAAACAACTCTGTTCAGCGCGTTCGGCCTCGCGTTGCACGGCCGCTTGAGCTTCGGGGACCGCGTGAGTGACGACGCGTACCGCGCGCACGTCTTGGCTCGCTTTCATCGGTATGCCGGGACGGAAGGCTTGTTCGACGGCGTGCGTGACCGCGCCCAAACGCAGGAGGCCGGGGTGCGCCTCGCCTTCGAGTACGTGCGTTCCGGCCGGCCCGCGCGGGTTGACGTGCACCGCACGTGGCGTCGCCGAGGTGCCGGCGTCGAGGAGGACTTGGTGGTGCTCGTGGACGGCCACGCGCCCGACGCGCACCGCGAAGATTACCAAGCGTTTCTCAACGACCTCGTGCCGCCCGGCGTGGGCTTTTTGTGCTTCTTCGACGCCGAGCGGCTCGACGCGCTGTCTCACCCGGACAACGCGACGCTGCTCGCCGAAGCCGTTCGTCGCCTGCTGGGCTTGGACGTCGTGCGGCGCCTTCGCTCTGACCTCGAGCGGTACAGCGCCGCGAACAAGTCGACCGAGCATGCATCGCGCGGCTTGTTCGACAAATTGTTCGACATGGACGCCGCGACGCAAGCGGACCACGCGCGGCAACGAGACGTGCACGCACGCCTGGGCGCCCTCGACACGCAGCTTGCGGAGTTGCAAGGGCAAACGGAAGAGCTCGAGCGTCGCATCGCGGCCGAAGGCGGCGGATACGCTGAGCGCCGTGAACGCTTCGGATTGCGCCGCGCGGAACTCGACGCGATCATTGAAACGCAAGAAGCGCGCCTTGCGGGCCTCGCGACGGGCCTGCTGCCATTCGCGCTCGCGCCTGAATTGTGCCGCGCGCTCGACATACGCCTCGAGCGTGAAAGCCGCGCCGCGTCGAGCGGCGCGACGCGCGACGCGTGGAACGAACACGTGGCGCGCGTCGCGGACGCGCTGGAGTCCCCAGATTTCTGGTTGAACGTGACGCTGGAGGACGCGGCGCGCGCGCAACTGCGCGACCGTTTCCTCAACGTCCTCGCGCTGCCACACGACATAAGTGAAGTGGCGCTGCACCCGCTGTCCGAACCGGAACGCACTCGGTTGCGCGCGT
Proteins encoded in this region:
- the dndD gene encoding DNA sulfur modification protein DndD, giving the protein MKLLELEVRNLGLYRDAHRFDFTTGAPPRNLVLVTGHNGAGKTTLFSAFGLALHGRLSFGDRVSDDAYRAHVLARFHRYAGTEGLFDGVRDRAQTQEAGVRLAFEYVRSGRPARVDVHRTWRRRGAGVEEDLVVLVDGHAPDAHREDYQAFLNDLVPPGVGFLCFFDAERLDALSHPDNATLLAEAVRRLLGLDVVRRLRSDLERYSAANKSTEHASRGLFDKLFDMDAATQADHARQRDVHARLGALDTQLAELQGQTEELERRIAAEGGGYAERRERFGLRRAELDAIIETQEARLAGLATGLLPFALAPELCRALDIRLERESRAASSGATRDAWNEHVARVADALESPDFWLNVTLEDAARAQLRDRFLNVLALPHDISEVALHPLSEPERTRLRAWLLDVNETLPREVVGIARVLADASAERAAVQADLDRVPDEDVLRPLHEELARLAERTRAVRQERDEREADRAALDAKLAAAEKKREQALADLEATRASERRLELAAKGQLVLRTFEDALARQRLEALEGALVARFNALCRKDQLLDRARIDSRTFQVQLRAADGAPLLLESFSAGERQLFGLSLLWALRDVTKHDLPLVIDTPLGRLDQLHRERMMRDFVPAVSDQVVLLTTDAELDDALFDAVRPQVARAYRLAFDAQHGETRPSETSLHAPALAGR